The Brassica napus cultivar Da-Ae chromosome C7, Da-Ae, whole genome shotgun sequence genome has a segment encoding these proteins:
- the LOC125589896 gene encoding uncharacterized protein LOC125589896, whose protein sequence is MEVNKITVEKEKSHHDDGRKQISMERVELPQLHEHPLIPFNRFVLTQCKACNLLSDDYGYIYGGYRCNELGCEEIMFHKECFKPLKEINHSFHPNLLKLIIPTLPLHNSQSHTCFCGYSFKAGYCCKICDFKLDLKCARRSSTRALPVNSYGHEHLFKIVSESYRGRGEKICKACGYQECDQYVTHVDCVDFFPEAYHTSHPQHPLKSRRGQVPDYADKKCLLCEKGFRQFHLCDVCNYSICSACMRNPPPLNIQCLKTHEHQLHLFSRLIDFTCNACGTQGSRSPYLCLPCNFIIHRECIDLPRVISINRHDHRISYEVEMQSLP, encoded by the coding sequence ATGGAAGTAAACAAAATCACGgtggaaaaagaaaaatcacATCACGATGATGGAAGGAAACAAATAAGCATGGAAAGAGTAGAGTTACCACAACTTCACGAGCATCCTTTGATACCTTTCAATCGCTTTGTTCTTACTCAGTGCAAGGCGTGCAACTTATTAAGTGATGATTATGGCTATATCTATGGAGGGTACCGTTGCAATGAGCTGGGGTGTGAAGAAATTATGTTCCATAAAGAGTGTTTCAAGCCCTTAAAAGAGATCAACCACTCTTTCCATCCCAACCTTCTCAAACTGATCATCCCTACCCTTCCCTTACACAATTCCCAATCACATACATGTTTCTGTGGATATAGTTTCAAAGCCGGTTATTGTTGTAAAATATGTGATTTCAAGTTGGATTTGAAGTGCGCCAGGAGATCAAGTACGCGTGCTCTTCCTGTAAATTCCTACGGACACGAGCATCTATTTAAAATCGTCTCTGAGAGTTACCGTGGGAGGGGAGAGAAAATCTGCAAAGCGTGTGGATATCAAGAGTGCGACCAATATGTCACCCATGTGGATTGTGTAGATTTTTTTCCTGAAGCATACCACACTTCCCATCCCCAACACCCACTCAAGTCTCGTAGAGGTCAAGTTCCTGATTACGCTGACAAGAAGTGTCTTCTTTGCGAGAAGGGATTTCGTCAATTTCACCTCTGTGATGTTTGTAACTACAGCATATGTAGCGCATGTATGAGAAATCCACCACCGCTAAACATCCAATGCTTGAAGACACATGAACATCAACTTCATCTTTTTTCAAGACTCATTGACTTCACTTGCAATGCTTGTGGGACGCAAGGTAGCCGAAGCCCTTATTTATGTCTTCCATGTAATTTCATAATCCATCGAGAATGCATTGATCTACCACGCGTCATAAGCATAAACCGCCATGATCACCGCATCTCTTATGAAGTTGAAATGCAGAGTTTGCCGTAA